The following proteins are encoded in a genomic region of Paenibacillus sp. FSL R7-0273:
- a CDS encoding pectate lyase family protein, producing the protein MKKRMTRVTGILLLFSMALSLVAGNWANPTAHAAGVSITVSGGWNETAYAEWSPVSGATGYNVYVKQASAADSQYQQLDNQLIRKYASYWRADAVGLAAGSYVMKIEAVLPGGGTASSVTGTLNVAAHDRSGFAFSPGSPFGTGSGAYNANGTLRTGAQVLYVTSQTAQTVTLPVKTSSSGAVQTGVGLGEILNLRQKGYDTTPLAIRIIGKVTAADLSGQLNSSGYLQVKGKNNYSEMNITIEGIGKDAYAYGWGLLLRYVGNVEVRNLGLMLFPDDGVSMDSGNANVWVHNNDVFYGAAGGDADQAKGDGSTDLKNGSSFITISYNHYWDSGKSSLVGLTEPAEFFATFHHNWFDHSDSRHPRIRVASVHIYNNYFDGISKYGVGMTSGGSAFVESNVFRNAKYPMMISLQGTDALGEGTFSGENGGMIKAYNNQVSGAASLIYANSGTGTAAANATSFDAYLVSSRNETVPSSFKALKGGTAYNNFDTAVNTGVSAAAVDSVSAVEQNVRAKAGRLGGGDFSWTFNNAVDDASYALNTALMSAIRGYATQLVSVGGNSGATPTPTPTATATPAPTATPVPTATPVPTATPAPTATPVPTATPVPTATPVTGAYVHDFTASGKTSSFFNIQGNLSTSKGTVVYNGLTLTQCLKIESSTSIQFTAAQASTLTLVFNAEGTQIKVDGTSYPITNRIATIPLAAGAHTITKDSTANLYYMKLE; encoded by the coding sequence GTGAAGAAGAGGATGACAAGGGTAACGGGGATTCTGCTTTTATTTTCAATGGCCTTATCTTTGGTTGCAGGAAACTGGGCCAATCCTACAGCGCATGCTGCGGGAGTATCAATTACGGTAAGCGGGGGCTGGAATGAAACAGCTTATGCGGAGTGGTCGCCGGTAAGCGGTGCAACAGGTTATAACGTATACGTGAAGCAGGCAAGCGCAGCGGACTCGCAGTATCAGCAGCTGGATAATCAGCTAATCCGCAAATACGCCTCCTATTGGAGAGCGGATGCAGTCGGGCTGGCTGCCGGGAGCTATGTAATGAAGATAGAGGCTGTACTGCCAGGAGGAGGAACAGCCAGCAGCGTAACAGGTACACTGAATGTGGCGGCGCATGACCGGTCCGGCTTTGCTTTTTCACCAGGCTCTCCCTTTGGAACGGGTTCCGGCGCTTATAACGCGAACGGGACGCTGAGAACTGGCGCACAGGTCCTTTATGTTACTTCACAGACAGCCCAAACGGTTACGCTCCCCGTTAAAACCAGCAGCTCAGGTGCGGTACAGACCGGCGTTGGGCTCGGAGAGATTTTGAATCTGAGACAAAAGGGTTATGATACGACTCCGCTGGCGATCCGGATTATCGGAAAGGTAACAGCGGCTGACCTGAGCGGACAGCTGAACAGCAGCGGCTATCTGCAGGTTAAGGGTAAAAATAATTATTCAGAAATGAATATCACTATTGAAGGGATCGGCAAGGATGCTTATGCATACGGCTGGGGACTGCTCCTCCGGTATGTAGGCAACGTGGAAGTCAGAAACCTGGGGCTGATGCTGTTCCCGGATGATGGCGTCTCCATGGACAGCGGCAATGCGAATGTGTGGGTGCATAATAATGATGTTTTTTATGGAGCAGCAGGCGGGGATGCAGATCAGGCCAAGGGTGACGGCTCGACGGACCTCAAGAACGGTTCATCGTTTATCACTATTTCCTACAATCATTACTGGGATTCGGGAAAATCCTCACTGGTAGGCCTGACCGAGCCTGCGGAGTTCTTTGCAACCTTCCATCATAACTGGTTCGACCACTCGGATTCCCGCCATCCGCGGATCCGCGTAGCGTCGGTTCATATTTATAATAACTATTTTGACGGAATCTCCAAATATGGTGTGGGTATGACAAGCGGAGGGTCCGCTTTTGTTGAATCAAACGTCTTCCGCAATGCCAAATATCCGATGATGATCTCCCTGCAGGGCACGGATGCCCTTGGGGAAGGCACCTTCTCCGGTGAAAACGGCGGAATGATCAAGGCATACAACAATCAGGTGTCTGGTGCAGCCAGCCTGATCTATGCCAATTCCGGCACGGGGACAGCTGCGGCGAATGCGACCTCTTTTGACGCTTACCTGGTGTCATCAAGGAATGAGACCGTCCCAAGCTCGTTCAAGGCTTTAAAAGGCGGTACAGCCTACAATAACTTTGATACGGCCGTAAATACTGGAGTAAGCGCCGCTGCGGTTGACAGCGTAAGTGCAGTTGAGCAGAACGTAAGAGCAAAGGCCGGACGCCTGGGCGGCGGCGACTTTAGCTGGACCTTCAACAATGCTGTGGATGACGCGTCGTATGCGCTCAATACCGCGCTGATGTCGGCGATCCGGGGTTATGCTACCCAGCTTGTCTCTGTAGGTGGCAATTCCGGTGCCACACCAACACCGACACCGACGGCAACAGCAACACCTGCACCAACAGCGACACCAGTGCCAACAGCAACGCCTGTGCCAACGGCAACGCCTGCGCCGACAGCAACGCCAGTGCCGACAGCGACACCAGTGCCAACGGCAACTCCGGTTACAGGGGCGTATGTGCACGATTTTACGGCATCGGGAAAAACGAGCAGCTTCTTTAACATCCAGGGCAATCTCTCTACCAGCAAGGGGACGGTGGTTTACAATGGCCTGACCCTGACCCAATGCCTGAAAATCGAGAGCTCGACCAGCATCCAGTTCACAGCGGCCCAAGCCTCGACGTTAACTCTGGTGTTCAACGCCGAAGGAACGCAGATTAAGGTGGACGGAACAAGCTATCCGATCACGAACCGGATCGCCACGATTCCGCTTGCGGCAGGGGCGCATACGATTACGAAGGATAGCACGGCGAATTTGTATTATATGAAGCTGGAGTAG